Proteins encoded together in one Branchiostoma floridae strain S238N-H82 chromosome 18, Bfl_VNyyK, whole genome shotgun sequence window:
- the LOC118405660 gene encoding mitogen-activated protein kinase kinase kinase 13-like isoform X4 — protein sequence MHTEPVMAATAVADRPDHAILHKDSPIDSRNVPSHMNILTSNDVNERCKSPGVLSTSTDTENFANSKLCIEDSDETDPNRSPTPCTSQCAPGEKSSSSDNAQNVQLQYTGANRSGSWFDGLLGCLRPVWTIIGKATTNELKNGDDWEIPFENICNLQWLGSGAQGAVFLGTLNGEKVAVKKVREETETEIRHLRKLNHPNIIKFKGVCTQAPCYCIIMEYCPQGQLYENIRRGLEIPPMRMVEWAKQIASGMYYLHQHKIIHRDLKSPNVLLGVNDSLKISDFGTSKLWSDRSTQMSFAGTVAWMAPEVIRNEPVSEKVDIWSFGVVLWELLTGESPYKDVDSSAIIWGVGSNSLHLPVPTTCPEGFKLLLKQCWSGKPRNRPSFKHILMHLDIAGCEIIGQNRDTYFKTQESWREEISIHFEKIRSEGNQIHKLDEELVSRRREELRHAMDIREHYEKKLERANNLYMELSTCMLQLENRERELMRKEKLLDMKLKKEKISIKPMIKAQHQAVERLMKNKGAKYKTSLHLLQRVDSPSSEPRHYGDAEHYVHFSPRSSPSSPRHSPSKLRGQRRMHRRSTISHGGSAPGSPLASNKMSPVKERKLHNILKSDTTLQNDANETRLARTALRHSAPGRAMRQYARDPDTRRNNERTDGGRDSCRKSPSRTHAEFTQVLYNINTKGSTSESDNGRGDSRRNSGNFGDDGGSSEQEEKHELGAEGGEEPCIPNNVLPSPGHCVTCKCHMSHSSPHVDGIPSRSGTPTGNVEGQGEEDHGVEGANPQETEEEQELPDLQSRDEEKQNAEESSSEEEEGEVDSEIDFPRAQSRPIRCPNSRQSYSTVSSEGGMSEEENMSDRSLGPTPDLLSTTSSFNNTGEFHDVSHALADMAHSLSDGLSDKEMNVRRVRSQVREHVYENPLAMLDSDESSDDCSDATTGTVNFKNSTASW from the exons ATGCACACAGAACCTGTCATGGCCGCCACGGCGGTTGCCGACCGACCCGACCACGCCATCCTCCACAAGGACTCGCCGATCGACAGCCGCAACGTCCCCTCCCACATGAATATTCTCACCAGTAACGACGTCAACGAGCGCTGTAAAAGTCCCGGCGTACTCAGCACAAGCACCGACACTGAGAACTTTGCCAACAG TAAACTGTGCATAGAGGACAGCGATGAAACCGACCCGAATCGCAGCCCCACGCCGTGCACTTCCCAGTGTGCACCTGGGGAGAAGTCCTCGTCCTCTGACAACGCGCAGAACGTGCAGCTCCAGTACACCGGAGCCAACCGCAGTGGCAGCTGGTTTGACGGGCTCCTGGGCTGCCTCAGGCCTGTGTGGACCATCATAGGAAAGGCAACGACGAATGAACTGAAAAATGGAG AtgactgggagattccatttgAGAACATCTGTAACCTGCAGTGGTTGGGGAGCGGCGCGCAGGGCGCCGTGTTCCTGGGAACGCTCAACGGAGAGAAGGTGGCCGTGAAGAAGGTTCGGGAGGAGACGGAGACAGAGATCAGGCACCTGAGGAAACTGAACCATCCCAACATTATCAAGTTCAA GGGTGTGTGTACGCAGGCGCCGTGCTACTGCATCATCATGGAGTACTGTCCGCAGGGCCAGCTGTACGAGAACATCCGCAGGGGGCTGGAGATCCCCCCCATGCGCATGGTGGAGTGGGCCAAGCAGATTGCCAGTGGCATGTACTACCTCCACCAGCACAAGATCATCCACAGGGACCTCAAGTCACCCAA TGTGCTGCTTGGGGTGAACGACAGCCTGAAGATCTCAGACTTCGGAACGAGCAAGCTGTGGAGCGACAGAAGCACGCAGATGTCCTTCGCGGGAACGGTCGCGTGGATGGCGCCGGAGGTCATCAGGAATGAACCGGTGTCGGAAAAAGTGGACATCTGGTCATTTGGTGTGGTCCTCTGGGAGTTACTGACCGGAGAGTCACCTTACAAG GATGTAGACTCTTCAGCCATCATCTGGGGGGTGGGGAGTAACAGTCTCCACCTGCCTGTACCCACCACCTGTCCCGAAGGATTCAAACTTCTCCTCAAACAGTGCTG GTCTGGTAAGCCTCGGAATCGACCTTCCTTCAAACACATCCTCATGCACCTTGACATTGCTGGATGTGAGATCATCGGGCAGAACAGAGACACCTACTTCAAGACTCAG GAGAGTTGGCGGGAAGAGATCTCCATCCACTTTGAGAAGATCCGCAGCGAGGGGAACCAGATCCACAAACTGGACGAGGAGCTGGTGTCCAGGAGGCGGGAGGAGCTGCGCCACGCCATGGACATTCGGGAACACTACGAGAAGAAACTAGAGCGAGCCAACAACCTGTACATGGAGCTGAGCACGTGTATGCTTCAGTTGGAGAACAGGGAAAGGGAACTCATGAG GAAAGAGAAGCTGTTAGACATGAAGCTGAAGAAGGAGAAGATTTCCATCAAGCCGATGATCAAGGCCCAGCATCAGGCTGTGGAGAGACTCATGAAGAACAAGGGAGCAAAGTACAAGACAAGTCTTCATCTTCTTCAGAG AGTTGACAGTCCGTCCTCAGAGCCCAGGCACTACGGAGATGCCGAGCACTACGTCCACTTCTCACCGCGCAGCTCTCCGTCCTCACCGCGACACTCGCCCAGCAAGCTGCGGGGGCAGCGCAGGATGCACCGCAGGAGCACCATAAGCCATGGGGGGTCCGCCCCTGGGTCCCCGCTCGCGTCTAACAAG ATGAGCCCAGTGAAAGAGAGAAAGTTGCACAACATCCTCAAGTCGGATACCACGCTGCAAAACGACGCAAACGAAACTCGTCTTGCCAGAACTGCTCTCAGGCATTCCGCCCCGGGAAGGGCGATGCGGCAATACGCGCGCGATCCCGACACCAGGAGAAACAATGAGAGGACTGACGGGGGTAGGGACAGTTGTCGCAAGAGCCCAAGTAGAACTCATGCGGAATTCACTCAGGTTTTATACAACATCAACACTAAGGGCTCCACCAGTGAAAGTGACAATGGGAGGGGTGACAGTAGAAGGAACAGTGGCAACTTCGGAGATGACGGGGGAAGTAGTGAACAGGAGGAGAAACATGAACTTGGGGCAGAAGGAGGGGAAGAGCCGTGCATACCCAACAATGTTCTCCCCAGCCCAGGGCACTGTGtaacatgtaaatgtcacatgTCTCACTCAAGCCCACATGTGGACGGTATTCCGTCAAGGAGTGGCACCCCCACTGGAAATGTGGAAGGACAAGGAGAGGAGGATCATGGAGTAGAGGGAGCAAACCCACAGGAGACGGAAGAGGAACAGGAGTTGCCTGATTTACAGAGTAGAGACGAGGAAAAG cagaatgcTGAAGAGTCTTCTTCAGAAGAGGAGGAAGGGGAAGTGGACAGTGAGATTGActttccaagggcacaaag CCGCCCGATCCGTTGTCCCAACAGCCGCCAGTCGTACTCCACGGTCAGCTCGGAGGGCGGGATGTCGGAGGAAGAGAACATGAGCGACCGCTCCCTCGGGCCGACCCCTGACCTCCTCTCCACCACCTCCAGCTTCAACAACACCGGAGAGTTCCACGACGTGTCGCACGCGCTGGCCGACATGGCGCACTCGCTCTCCGACGGTTTGTCGGACAAGGAGATGAATGTCCGCAGAGTGAGGTCCCAGGTGCGGGAGCACGTGTACGAG
- the LOC118405660 gene encoding mitogen-activated protein kinase kinase kinase 13-like isoform X2, with the protein MHTEPVMAATAVADRPDHAILHKDSPIDSRNVPSHMNILTSNDVNERCKSPGVLSTSTDTENFANSKLCIEDSDETDPNRSPTPCTSQCAPGEKSSSSDNAQNVQLQYTGANRSGSWFDGLLGCLRPVWTIIGKATTNELKNGDWEIPFENICNLQWLGSGAQGAVFLGTLNGEKVAVKKVREETETEIRHLRKLNHPNIIKFKGVCTQAPCYCIIMEYCPQGQLYENIRRGLEIPPMRMVEWAKQIASGMYYLHQHKIIHRDLKSPNVLLGVNDSLKISDFGTSKLWSDRSTQMSFAGTVAWMAPEVIRNEPVSEKVDIWSFGVVLWELLTGESPYKDVDSSAIIWGVGSNSLHLPVPTTCPEGFKLLLKQCWSGKPRNRPSFKHILMHLDIAGCEIIGQNRDTYFKTQESWREEISIHFEKIRSEGNQIHKLDEELVSRRREELRHAMDIREHYEKKLERANNLYMELSTCMLQLENRERELMRLERRRKRRGRNGKEKLLDMKLKKEKISIKPMIKAQHQAVERLMKNKGAKYKTSLHLLQRVDSPSSEPRHYGDAEHYVHFSPRSSPSSPRHSPSKLRGQRRMHRRSTISHGGSAPGSPLASNKMSPVKERKLHNILKSDTTLQNDANETRLARTALRHSAPGRAMRQYARDPDTRRNNERTDGGRDSCRKSPSRTHAEFTQVLYNINTKGSTSESDNGRGDSRRNSGNFGDDGGSSEQEEKHELGAEGGEEPCIPNNVLPSPGHCVTCKCHMSHSSPHVDGIPSRSGTPTGNVEGQGEEDHGVEGANPQETEEEQELPDLQSRDEEKQNAEESSSEEEEGEVDSEIDFPRAQSRPIRCPNSRQSYSTVSSEGGMSEEENMSDRSLGPTPDLLSTTSSFNNTGEFHDVSHALADMAHSLSDGLSDKEMNVRRVRSQVREHVYENPLAMLDSDESSDDCSDATTGTVNFKNSTASW; encoded by the exons ATGCACACAGAACCTGTCATGGCCGCCACGGCGGTTGCCGACCGACCCGACCACGCCATCCTCCACAAGGACTCGCCGATCGACAGCCGCAACGTCCCCTCCCACATGAATATTCTCACCAGTAACGACGTCAACGAGCGCTGTAAAAGTCCCGGCGTACTCAGCACAAGCACCGACACTGAGAACTTTGCCAACAG TAAACTGTGCATAGAGGACAGCGATGAAACCGACCCGAATCGCAGCCCCACGCCGTGCACTTCCCAGTGTGCACCTGGGGAGAAGTCCTCGTCCTCTGACAACGCGCAGAACGTGCAGCTCCAGTACACCGGAGCCAACCGCAGTGGCAGCTGGTTTGACGGGCTCCTGGGCTGCCTCAGGCCTGTGTGGACCATCATAGGAAAGGCAACGACGAATGAACTGAAAAATGGAG actgggagattccatttgAGAACATCTGTAACCTGCAGTGGTTGGGGAGCGGCGCGCAGGGCGCCGTGTTCCTGGGAACGCTCAACGGAGAGAAGGTGGCCGTGAAGAAGGTTCGGGAGGAGACGGAGACAGAGATCAGGCACCTGAGGAAACTGAACCATCCCAACATTATCAAGTTCAA GGGTGTGTGTACGCAGGCGCCGTGCTACTGCATCATCATGGAGTACTGTCCGCAGGGCCAGCTGTACGAGAACATCCGCAGGGGGCTGGAGATCCCCCCCATGCGCATGGTGGAGTGGGCCAAGCAGATTGCCAGTGGCATGTACTACCTCCACCAGCACAAGATCATCCACAGGGACCTCAAGTCACCCAA TGTGCTGCTTGGGGTGAACGACAGCCTGAAGATCTCAGACTTCGGAACGAGCAAGCTGTGGAGCGACAGAAGCACGCAGATGTCCTTCGCGGGAACGGTCGCGTGGATGGCGCCGGAGGTCATCAGGAATGAACCGGTGTCGGAAAAAGTGGACATCTGGTCATTTGGTGTGGTCCTCTGGGAGTTACTGACCGGAGAGTCACCTTACAAG GATGTAGACTCTTCAGCCATCATCTGGGGGGTGGGGAGTAACAGTCTCCACCTGCCTGTACCCACCACCTGTCCCGAAGGATTCAAACTTCTCCTCAAACAGTGCTG GTCTGGTAAGCCTCGGAATCGACCTTCCTTCAAACACATCCTCATGCACCTTGACATTGCTGGATGTGAGATCATCGGGCAGAACAGAGACACCTACTTCAAGACTCAG GAGAGTTGGCGGGAAGAGATCTCCATCCACTTTGAGAAGATCCGCAGCGAGGGGAACCAGATCCACAAACTGGACGAGGAGCTGGTGTCCAGGAGGCGGGAGGAGCTGCGCCACGCCATGGACATTCGGGAACACTACGAGAAGAAACTAGAGCGAGCCAACAACCTGTACATGGAGCTGAGCACGTGTATGCTTCAGTTGGAGAACAGGGAAAGGGAACTCATGAG GCtagaaaggagaagaaaaagaagaggaagaaatgg GAAAGAGAAGCTGTTAGACATGAAGCTGAAGAAGGAGAAGATTTCCATCAAGCCGATGATCAAGGCCCAGCATCAGGCTGTGGAGAGACTCATGAAGAACAAGGGAGCAAAGTACAAGACAAGTCTTCATCTTCTTCAGAG AGTTGACAGTCCGTCCTCAGAGCCCAGGCACTACGGAGATGCCGAGCACTACGTCCACTTCTCACCGCGCAGCTCTCCGTCCTCACCGCGACACTCGCCCAGCAAGCTGCGGGGGCAGCGCAGGATGCACCGCAGGAGCACCATAAGCCATGGGGGGTCCGCCCCTGGGTCCCCGCTCGCGTCTAACAAG ATGAGCCCAGTGAAAGAGAGAAAGTTGCACAACATCCTCAAGTCGGATACCACGCTGCAAAACGACGCAAACGAAACTCGTCTTGCCAGAACTGCTCTCAGGCATTCCGCCCCGGGAAGGGCGATGCGGCAATACGCGCGCGATCCCGACACCAGGAGAAACAATGAGAGGACTGACGGGGGTAGGGACAGTTGTCGCAAGAGCCCAAGTAGAACTCATGCGGAATTCACTCAGGTTTTATACAACATCAACACTAAGGGCTCCACCAGTGAAAGTGACAATGGGAGGGGTGACAGTAGAAGGAACAGTGGCAACTTCGGAGATGACGGGGGAAGTAGTGAACAGGAGGAGAAACATGAACTTGGGGCAGAAGGAGGGGAAGAGCCGTGCATACCCAACAATGTTCTCCCCAGCCCAGGGCACTGTGtaacatgtaaatgtcacatgTCTCACTCAAGCCCACATGTGGACGGTATTCCGTCAAGGAGTGGCACCCCCACTGGAAATGTGGAAGGACAAGGAGAGGAGGATCATGGAGTAGAGGGAGCAAACCCACAGGAGACGGAAGAGGAACAGGAGTTGCCTGATTTACAGAGTAGAGACGAGGAAAAG cagaatgcTGAAGAGTCTTCTTCAGAAGAGGAGGAAGGGGAAGTGGACAGTGAGATTGActttccaagggcacaaag CCGCCCGATCCGTTGTCCCAACAGCCGCCAGTCGTACTCCACGGTCAGCTCGGAGGGCGGGATGTCGGAGGAAGAGAACATGAGCGACCGCTCCCTCGGGCCGACCCCTGACCTCCTCTCCACCACCTCCAGCTTCAACAACACCGGAGAGTTCCACGACGTGTCGCACGCGCTGGCCGACATGGCGCACTCGCTCTCCGACGGTTTGTCGGACAAGGAGATGAATGTCCGCAGAGTGAGGTCCCAGGTGCGGGAGCACGTGTACGAG
- the LOC118405660 gene encoding mitogen-activated protein kinase kinase kinase 12-like isoform X3, producing the protein MHTEPVMAATAVADRPDHAILHKDSPIDSRNVPSHMNILTSNDVNERCKSPGVLSTSTDTENFANSKLCIEDSDETDPNRSPTPCTSQCAPGEKSSSSDNAQNVQLQYTGANRSGSWFDGLLGCLRPVWTIIGKATTNELKNGDDWEIPFENICNLQWLGSGAQGAVFLGTLNGEKVAVKKVREETETEIRHLRKLNHPNIIKFKGVCTQAPCYCIIMEYCPQGQLYENIRRGLEIPPMRMVEWAKQIASGMYYLHQHKIIHRDLKSPNVLLGVNDSLKISDFGTSKLWSDRSTQMSFAGTVAWMAPEVIRNEPVSEKVDIWSFGVVLWELLTGESPYKDVDSSAIIWGVGSNSLHLPVPTTCPEGFKLLLKQCWSGKPRNRPSFKHILMHLDIAGCEIIGQNRDTYFKTQESWREEISIHFEKIRSEGNQIHKLDEELVSRRREELRHAMDIREHYEKKLERANNLYMELSTCMLQLENRERELMRLERRRKRRGRNGKEKLLDMKLKKEKISIKPMIKAQHQAVERLMKNKGAKYKTSLHLLQRVDSPSSEPRHYGDAEHYVHFSPRSSPSSPRHSPSKLRGQRRMHRRSTISHGGSAPGSPLASNKMSPVKERKLHNILKSDTTLQNDANETRLARTALRHSAPGRAMRQYARDPDTRRNNERTDGGRDSCRKSPSRTHAEFTQVLYNINTKGSTSESDNGRGDSRRNSGNFGDDGGSSEQEEKHELGAEGGEEPCIPNNVLPSPGHCVTCKCHMSHSSPHVDGIPSRSGTPTGNVEGQGEEDHGVEGANPQETEEEQELPDLQSRDEEKNAEESSSEEEEGEVDSEIDFPRAQSRPIRCPNSRQSYSTVSSEGGMSEEENMSDRSLGPTPDLLSTTSSFNNTGEFHDVSHALADMAHSLSDGLSDKEMNVRRVRSQVREHVYENPLAMLDSDESSDDCSDATTGTVNFKNSTASW; encoded by the exons ATGCACACAGAACCTGTCATGGCCGCCACGGCGGTTGCCGACCGACCCGACCACGCCATCCTCCACAAGGACTCGCCGATCGACAGCCGCAACGTCCCCTCCCACATGAATATTCTCACCAGTAACGACGTCAACGAGCGCTGTAAAAGTCCCGGCGTACTCAGCACAAGCACCGACACTGAGAACTTTGCCAACAG TAAACTGTGCATAGAGGACAGCGATGAAACCGACCCGAATCGCAGCCCCACGCCGTGCACTTCCCAGTGTGCACCTGGGGAGAAGTCCTCGTCCTCTGACAACGCGCAGAACGTGCAGCTCCAGTACACCGGAGCCAACCGCAGTGGCAGCTGGTTTGACGGGCTCCTGGGCTGCCTCAGGCCTGTGTGGACCATCATAGGAAAGGCAACGACGAATGAACTGAAAAATGGAG AtgactgggagattccatttgAGAACATCTGTAACCTGCAGTGGTTGGGGAGCGGCGCGCAGGGCGCCGTGTTCCTGGGAACGCTCAACGGAGAGAAGGTGGCCGTGAAGAAGGTTCGGGAGGAGACGGAGACAGAGATCAGGCACCTGAGGAAACTGAACCATCCCAACATTATCAAGTTCAA GGGTGTGTGTACGCAGGCGCCGTGCTACTGCATCATCATGGAGTACTGTCCGCAGGGCCAGCTGTACGAGAACATCCGCAGGGGGCTGGAGATCCCCCCCATGCGCATGGTGGAGTGGGCCAAGCAGATTGCCAGTGGCATGTACTACCTCCACCAGCACAAGATCATCCACAGGGACCTCAAGTCACCCAA TGTGCTGCTTGGGGTGAACGACAGCCTGAAGATCTCAGACTTCGGAACGAGCAAGCTGTGGAGCGACAGAAGCACGCAGATGTCCTTCGCGGGAACGGTCGCGTGGATGGCGCCGGAGGTCATCAGGAATGAACCGGTGTCGGAAAAAGTGGACATCTGGTCATTTGGTGTGGTCCTCTGGGAGTTACTGACCGGAGAGTCACCTTACAAG GATGTAGACTCTTCAGCCATCATCTGGGGGGTGGGGAGTAACAGTCTCCACCTGCCTGTACCCACCACCTGTCCCGAAGGATTCAAACTTCTCCTCAAACAGTGCTG GTCTGGTAAGCCTCGGAATCGACCTTCCTTCAAACACATCCTCATGCACCTTGACATTGCTGGATGTGAGATCATCGGGCAGAACAGAGACACCTACTTCAAGACTCAG GAGAGTTGGCGGGAAGAGATCTCCATCCACTTTGAGAAGATCCGCAGCGAGGGGAACCAGATCCACAAACTGGACGAGGAGCTGGTGTCCAGGAGGCGGGAGGAGCTGCGCCACGCCATGGACATTCGGGAACACTACGAGAAGAAACTAGAGCGAGCCAACAACCTGTACATGGAGCTGAGCACGTGTATGCTTCAGTTGGAGAACAGGGAAAGGGAACTCATGAG GCtagaaaggagaagaaaaagaagaggaagaaatgg GAAAGAGAAGCTGTTAGACATGAAGCTGAAGAAGGAGAAGATTTCCATCAAGCCGATGATCAAGGCCCAGCATCAGGCTGTGGAGAGACTCATGAAGAACAAGGGAGCAAAGTACAAGACAAGTCTTCATCTTCTTCAGAG AGTTGACAGTCCGTCCTCAGAGCCCAGGCACTACGGAGATGCCGAGCACTACGTCCACTTCTCACCGCGCAGCTCTCCGTCCTCACCGCGACACTCGCCCAGCAAGCTGCGGGGGCAGCGCAGGATGCACCGCAGGAGCACCATAAGCCATGGGGGGTCCGCCCCTGGGTCCCCGCTCGCGTCTAACAAG ATGAGCCCAGTGAAAGAGAGAAAGTTGCACAACATCCTCAAGTCGGATACCACGCTGCAAAACGACGCAAACGAAACTCGTCTTGCCAGAACTGCTCTCAGGCATTCCGCCCCGGGAAGGGCGATGCGGCAATACGCGCGCGATCCCGACACCAGGAGAAACAATGAGAGGACTGACGGGGGTAGGGACAGTTGTCGCAAGAGCCCAAGTAGAACTCATGCGGAATTCACTCAGGTTTTATACAACATCAACACTAAGGGCTCCACCAGTGAAAGTGACAATGGGAGGGGTGACAGTAGAAGGAACAGTGGCAACTTCGGAGATGACGGGGGAAGTAGTGAACAGGAGGAGAAACATGAACTTGGGGCAGAAGGAGGGGAAGAGCCGTGCATACCCAACAATGTTCTCCCCAGCCCAGGGCACTGTGtaacatgtaaatgtcacatgTCTCACTCAAGCCCACATGTGGACGGTATTCCGTCAAGGAGTGGCACCCCCACTGGAAATGTGGAAGGACAAGGAGAGGAGGATCATGGAGTAGAGGGAGCAAACCCACAGGAGACGGAAGAGGAACAGGAGTTGCCTGATTTACAGAGTAGAGACGAGGAAAAG aatgcTGAAGAGTCTTCTTCAGAAGAGGAGGAAGGGGAAGTGGACAGTGAGATTGActttccaagggcacaaag CCGCCCGATCCGTTGTCCCAACAGCCGCCAGTCGTACTCCACGGTCAGCTCGGAGGGCGGGATGTCGGAGGAAGAGAACATGAGCGACCGCTCCCTCGGGCCGACCCCTGACCTCCTCTCCACCACCTCCAGCTTCAACAACACCGGAGAGTTCCACGACGTGTCGCACGCGCTGGCCGACATGGCGCACTCGCTCTCCGACGGTTTGTCGGACAAGGAGATGAATGTCCGCAGAGTGAGGTCCCAGGTGCGGGAGCACGTGTACGAG